The Candidatus Palibaumannia cicadellinicola genomic sequence GTCACCATCAAAGAAACTTGCACCTCCGGCTGCGTCTATCGCGGCTAGGTAACGTCAGGAGATATTAATATATTTATGGAGTTGTATTGATAGACGCCAGTTGCGGGCAATACAGGTATTTATGCACAGCCTAGTAGCTGCCTTTTTTTGACTGATAGGTTGCAGTGCTATTACACGTTGTTTACCATCATTTAACGTTTGCAGTAACTTGTCTAGATTTTCAATATCACGTTGACGTGCCACTGGGTGTTTAATTTCATTACTACGACTTAATGCCTGGGCTAGCACTTGAAAACCACAGCGCATATTTATTTTAGGCGACACTGTCACCCATGTTTGAGGCGTACAGCGAATCTCCTGCGTACCGCTAGTCTCTATCTGGCAACGGAATTTCTGTTGCTCTAAGGTATATGTCAGCGGTAGTAGATCATGCATACAAGGTTCACCACCGGTAATGACTACATGGATAGCAGTCCAACCTCGCTGCGTAATAATTGCTATTATATCTTCGGTAGACAAACTAGCCCAGTCGCAGCTGTGAGCTTTTTTCAGCATCATTTCCTCTGCAGTTACCTGTTTCATAGTATTTTGATGCCAAGTATACTGAGTGTCACACCAGCTACAACCTACTGCACAGCCTTGTAAGCGGATAAAGATAGCAGGGACACCGGTAAAATAGCCTTCGCACTGCAGAGTCTGGCAAATTTCATTTAGGGGATACTGCATTTATGCTGCCTTTAAATCAAATTAGGTTAGACTTAATTAAGCCTGGCCTTTAACTTCTTTTAGACCCCAAAATCGTGCTTTATTACCCAATGCTTCTTCGATGCGAATTAGCTGATTATATTTCGCTAAACGATCGGAACGACTCATA encodes the following:
- the queE gene encoding 7-carboxy-7-deazaguanine synthase QueE; this translates as MQYPLNEICQTLQCEGYFTGVPAIFIRLQGCAVGCSWCDTQYTWHQNTMKQVTAEEMMLKKAHSCDWASLSTEDIIAIITQRGWTAIHVVITGGEPCMHDLLPLTYTLEQQKFRCQIETSGTQEIRCTPQTWVTVSPKINMRCGFQVLAQALSRSNEIKHPVARQRDIENLDKLLQTLNDGKQRVIALQPISQKKAATRLCINTCIARNWRLSIQLHKYINIS